The Halomicronema hongdechloris C2206 genome includes a window with the following:
- a CDS encoding peroxiredoxin, translating into MTLQLGDTIPNFTQQTTEGEINFYDWAGDSWVVLFSHPADYTPVCTTELGSVAKLKSEFEKRGAKVIALSVDDADSHQGWIGDINETQSTTVNYPIIADVDKKVSNLYGMIHPNADAKVTVRTVFVIDPQKKLRLTITYPPSTGRNFNEILRVLDSLQLTDNYSVATPVDWQDGEDVVVSPKIPTDEAKQRFPKGVTEVKSYLRMTPQPNK; encoded by the coding sequence ATGACACTGCAATTAGGCGACACAATACCGAATTTCACCCAGCAAACCACCGAGGGTGAAATCAACTTTTACGACTGGGCTGGGGATAGTTGGGTGGTGCTGTTTTCGCACCCCGCCGACTATACGCCTGTCTGCACTACCGAGTTGGGCAGTGTAGCCAAGCTCAAGTCTGAATTTGAAAAGCGCGGCGCTAAGGTCATTGCCCTGAGTGTAGATGATGCCGATTCCCACCAAGGTTGGATTGGTGACATCAACGAGACCCAGAGCACGACGGTGAACTATCCCATCATTGCCGATGTGGATAAAAAGGTGTCGAATCTGTACGGCATGATTCATCCCAATGCCGACGCCAAGGTGACAGTGCGGACAGTATTTGTGATTGATCCCCAGAAGAAGCTGCGGCTCACCATTACCTATCCCCCTAGCACGGGTCGTAACTTCAACGAGATCTTGCGGGTGCTGGATTCTCTGCAGCTGACCGATAACTACAGTGTGGCCACGCCTGTGGATTGGCAGGACGGCGAAGATGTAGTGGTATCGCCCAAGATCCCTACCGATGAGGCTAAGCAGAGATTCCCGAAGGGAGTCACCGAGGTGAAGTCCTATCTGCGCATGACCCCCCAACCCAATAAGTAA
- a CDS encoding rhomboid family intramembrane serine protease, producing MPSPEEMRTWLIQWLWQLPPEAHGFLGFIILLWMLELTDTLALRGSLDQMGIRPRQLGGLWGILWAPLLHGNLGHLTANTAPLAVLGGLILWQKTALFWTITLAVWVISGLGVWLLGRPKTNHLGASGLVFGYLGFLLGMGYFERSLMAIAIALIVGLTYSSLLWGLLPLRRGRSWTGHLFGFAGGILVAQALPQLHPWFMTPL from the coding sequence ATGCCCAGCCCTGAGGAAATGCGCACGTGGTTGATACAGTGGCTTTGGCAGCTGCCTCCTGAAGCCCATGGCTTTCTGGGATTCATCATCCTGCTATGGATGTTAGAGCTGACAGATACCCTGGCGTTGCGAGGCAGCCTCGACCAGATGGGCATTCGCCCCCGGCAATTGGGGGGACTTTGGGGCATTCTATGGGCGCCGTTACTCCATGGCAATTTAGGCCACTTAACAGCCAATACTGCGCCTCTAGCCGTATTGGGGGGCCTGATCCTATGGCAGAAGACGGCGTTATTCTGGACGATTACTCTGGCTGTCTGGGTAATCAGTGGCCTTGGGGTTTGGTTGCTGGGACGTCCCAAGACCAATCATTTAGGTGCCAGTGGTTTGGTATTTGGCTATCTGGGATTTTTGCTGGGAATGGGCTACTTCGAGCGTAGCCTCATGGCCATTGCGATCGCATTAATTGTGGGCCTCACCTACAGCAGTTTGCTCTGGGGACTACTGCCTCTACGGCGAGGGCGCTCCTGGACCGGCCACCTGTTTGGCTTCGCCGGTGGCATTTTGGTGGCCCAAGCCTTGCCCCAGCTCCATCCCTGGTTCATGACACCGCTATAA
- a CDS encoding NAD(P)H-hydrate dehydratase: MVPIQQCVVTAEQMRQIEGRLFAAGMPVAALMEKVAQRITTWLEDHFDLRIYPRIGVVAGPGHNGGDALVVARELHSRGYDVRVYAPLAKFKDLTQAHAEYIKHLGILWAESLAALADCDLLVDGLFGFGLERPIEGAIATDVEQINQWSQPVVSIDLPSGLHTDSGNVLGTAIRASHTLCLGLWKRGCFQDSALPLLGRVHLIDFDIPWSDIEAVLGQRPQVGRITAAIAREGLPLPRLANTHKYRVGHLLLVAGSQTYSGAALLAGLGARASGVGMVTLAVPASLKASPDGLPTRGLDDSVPRTPDGAIAQLPDSMDLESYDVIACGPGLSLAANACVQRVIATPSPLLLDADGLNILATLTPIPALKQRSAPTLLTPHPGEFKRLFKGLEAPDWPGSQAQAAAHYSQAIVVLKGARTVIAHPRGHLWLTPDSTPALARGGSGDILTGLLGGLAAQKVVGGAAASHDLALMNAALSGVWWHAQAGRAAAAVHSELGVDPLTLLHHLTPTLVREMADAQP; encoded by the coding sequence ATGGTGCCAATTCAGCAGTGTGTCGTAACCGCGGAGCAGATGCGCCAGATTGAGGGGCGTCTGTTTGCCGCCGGGATGCCAGTGGCCGCGTTGATGGAGAAGGTGGCCCAGCGCATCACGACTTGGCTAGAGGATCACTTTGATTTGAGGATTTATCCTCGGATAGGAGTGGTTGCAGGACCAGGGCACAATGGCGGTGATGCTCTGGTGGTGGCCCGGGAATTACACAGTCGGGGCTATGATGTGCGGGTCTATGCGCCATTGGCAAAGTTTAAGGACCTGACCCAGGCCCATGCCGAGTATATTAAACATCTCGGTATTCTTTGGGCCGAATCGCTGGCGGCTCTTGCGGACTGTGATCTGCTTGTCGATGGGCTGTTTGGCTTTGGCCTGGAGCGACCGATCGAGGGTGCGATCGCAACCGATGTCGAGCAGATCAACCAATGGTCACAGCCCGTGGTCAGCATTGACCTACCCTCAGGCCTCCACACCGATAGCGGCAATGTCCTGGGCACCGCTATTCGAGCCAGCCATACCCTCTGTCTAGGCCTGTGGAAACGGGGATGTTTCCAAGACTCAGCGCTACCCTTACTGGGGCGCGTTCATCTAATCGACTTTGATATTCCCTGGTCCGACATTGAGGCAGTGCTAGGCCAACGCCCCCAAGTCGGTCGAATCACGGCGGCCATAGCCCGGGAGGGCCTACCCCTGCCTCGCCTGGCTAATACCCATAAGTATCGCGTCGGCCACCTGCTGTTAGTAGCCGGTTCCCAGACCTACAGTGGAGCTGCCCTGCTAGCTGGACTAGGGGCCCGGGCCAGTGGCGTCGGCATGGTTACCCTGGCTGTACCCGCTTCCCTGAAAGCCAGTCCTGACGGCCTCCCTACCCGAGGCCTTGATGATTCCGTGCCCAGAACCCCTGATGGTGCCATTGCCCAGCTACCAGACTCGATGGATCTGGAGTCCTATGATGTCATTGCCTGTGGGCCGGGGCTCTCGTTGGCTGCCAATGCCTGTGTGCAGCGTGTGATCGCTACCCCATCGCCCCTACTGCTGGATGCGGATGGCCTCAATATTCTAGCGACGTTGACCCCCATCCCGGCCTTAAAGCAGCGCTCGGCGCCTACCCTGCTGACGCCCCATCCCGGTGAATTCAAGCGCCTTTTCAAGGGGTTGGAGGCCCCCGATTGGCCAGGGAGTCAAGCCCAAGCCGCTGCCCACTACAGCCAAGCCATCGTGGTACTCAAGGGGGCTCGCACCGTCATCGCCCATCCCCGCGGACATCTGTGGTTGACCCCCGATAGCACTCCGGCCTTGGCCCGGGGAGGTAGCGGGGATATCCTCACCGGTCTACTCGGTGGTCTCGCCGCCCAAAAAGTCGTGGGAGGCGCTGCAGCCAGCCATGACTTGGCGCTAATGAACGCTGCCCTGAGTGGTGTCTGGTGGCATGCCCAGGCCGGGCGGGCGGCCGCCGCAGTCCATAGTGAATTGGGGGTGGATCCGTTGACTCTACTACACCATCTGACACCAACCCTAGTACGGGAGATGGCCGATGCCCAGCCCTGA
- a CDS encoding SPOR domain-containing protein, with product MTEPLYIVTSFPLESAGRSCEHSYSPFGRQVRLGILLLLLVGSWGLILDRAAKAQRLTEPLAEPLAQVLDTPPPPPASSVGSAPLPTSGEQYIVFVNGNSPLLLDQIRQVEPEAFLSRHEGRSVIQVGRFNHADNAQTRASELSMLGIEARIATVPAAMTYNTPPAPTISTSSSSGSLPPLPVAATPQNIEFGQSLQGASPAAPVSETTATAPPQVANAPYYVVIPARSQELAELRSQIIQLGTPADQVHARQSPRGPHVAVGPFSDRGLAAEWTDYLRDAGWRSARVHYEP from the coding sequence ATGACGGAACCCCTTTACATCGTAACCTCTTTCCCGCTTGAGTCGGCAGGGCGCTCCTGCGAGCATAGCTACAGCCCATTTGGCCGCCAGGTCAGACTGGGGATACTCCTATTGCTGCTAGTCGGTAGTTGGGGACTCATCTTAGATAGGGCTGCCAAAGCCCAGCGTCTTACAGAACCTCTGGCAGAACCCCTGGCCCAAGTCTTAGATACGCCACCGCCACCACCGGCATCGAGTGTCGGTAGTGCCCCCCTGCCAACCAGCGGCGAGCAATACATCGTCTTTGTGAATGGCAATAGTCCGCTGCTGCTCGATCAAATCCGCCAAGTGGAGCCGGAAGCCTTTCTCAGCCGCCATGAAGGTCGCTCGGTGATCCAGGTGGGTCGATTTAACCATGCCGATAATGCCCAGACCCGCGCCAGTGAGCTGTCGATGCTGGGAATCGAAGCCAGGATTGCAACCGTTCCGGCAGCTATGACCTATAACACTCCCCCAGCCCCTACGATCAGCACCAGCAGCAGCTCTGGTAGCCTGCCGCCCCTACCGGTGGCGGCAACACCTCAAAATATAGAGTTTGGCCAATCTTTGCAGGGGGCTTCTCCTGCGGCCCCTGTCTCGGAGACGACAGCCACGGCGCCTCCCCAAGTGGCCAATGCTCCCTACTATGTGGTGATCCCGGCAAGGTCCCAAGAATTGGCGGAGCTGCGGAGCCAGATTATTCAATTAGGGACTCCCGCGGATCAAGTGCATGCTCGTCAGTCTCCCCGCGGTCCCCATGTGGCCGTTGGTCCGTTTAGCGATCGAGGGTTAGCCGCTGAGTGGACGGATTATCTGCGGGATGCTGGGTGGCGGTCAGCTCGGGTACACTATGAGCCCTGA